One Bombina bombina isolate aBomBom1 chromosome 5, aBomBom1.pri, whole genome shotgun sequence DNA segment encodes these proteins:
- the GPR20 gene encoding G-protein coupled receptor 20: TLDSNYSYTTETPYVNQISHLDDKLHKDFYGLWIALITVNTLIFLVGIVLNSLAIYVFCFRTKTKTTSVIYTINLIVTDLLVGLSLPTRIIMYYSGEKCVNCSFVHIFTYFVNMYCSILFLTCICVDRYMAIVQVEASRRWRNANYAKGICVCIWAFAVVVTLTILTAAINHPSCCLFQLFSLTVFEYFVPLIVITFYTLRIMWALSRSTLMNQSRERRIKAIQLLITVLVIFTVCFTPFHVGQVATCLKPSMDRDVSLIVYHVTVTLSSLNSCMDPIVYCFVTNNFQSTMRSIFRKHQHEQMSMDIVSLHKNSKGSGTITAISNAIVNLPLQSSNLI; this comes from the coding sequence ACACTGGACAGCAACTATTCATACACAACTGAAACGCCATACGTAAACCAAATATCACATCTTGATGATAAGTTGCATAAAGACTTCTATGGCCTTTGGATTGCTCTTATCACCGTCAACACATTAATATTCCTGGTGGGCATTGTACTGAATAGCTTGGCAATCTATGTGTTTTGCTTTCGAACCAAGACAAAAACCACATCTGTCATTTATACAATAAACCTGATTGTAACTGATCTGCTTGTGGGACTCTCGTTGCCGACACGTATCATTATGTATTACAGTGGAGAAAAATGTGTAAACTGTTCCTTTGTGCACATTTTCACGTACTTTGTTAATATGTATTGCAGCATACTCTTTCTGACTTGCATCTGTGTAGACCGTTATATGGCTATTGTGCAGGTGGAAGCATCACGCAGGTGGAGAAATGCAAATTATGCCAAGGGGATATGCGTCTGTATCTGGGCCTTTGCTGTTGTGGTCACACTTACCATCTTGACTGCTGCAATAAACCATCCTTCATGTTGCCTTTTCCAGCTGTTTTCGTTAACCGTTTTTGAATATTTTGTTCCACTCATTGTTATAACCTTCTACACGTTAAGGATCATGTGGGCTTTGTCCAGATCAACTTTAATGAACCAAAGTCGTGAGAGGCGTATAAAAGCTATCCAGCTCCTTATCACTGTGCTTGTGATCTTTACAGTCTGTTTCACGCCCTTCCATGTTGGCCAGGTGGCTACCTGTCTGAAACCATCTATGGACCGAGATGTCAGTCTAATTGTCTACCATGTCACAGTAACACTGAGCAGTTTAAACAGCTGTATGGATCCTATAGTGTATTGCTTTGTCACCAACAACTTTCAGTCAACTATGAGAAGCATATTCAGGAAACACCAACATGAGCAAATGAGTATGGACATTGTTAGCCTTCATAAAAATTCCAAAGGATCTGGGACGATAACAGCCATATCAAATGCAATAGTGAATCTTCCTTTACAAAGCAGCAATCTCATCTAG